Proteins found in one Corynebacterium freneyi genomic segment:
- a CDS encoding diaminopimelate dehydrogenase, producing the protein MIRAAIIGYGNLGRSVERVIADQPDMELVGVFSRRDSLDTDAKVLPAADVDKHADDVDVLFVCLGSATDVPEQAPALAKLYTTVDTYDNHRDIPRHRADMDVAAREGGQVAVISTGWDPGFFSLARVYGAATLPGSDQMTFWGPGLSQGHSDAVRRVPGVKKGVQYTKPNPDAIAAVKRGEGGDLDAKKCHIRHCYIVADEADHDSIREAIVTMPDYFVGYETIVDFISEEEFDRDHQGMPHGGTVVTQGRAGSSRHVIDFTLELERNPDFTAAVQVAYGRAAYRLRQAGESGARTVLEVAPYLLSPTPLDELVKNDV; encoded by the coding sequence ATGATCCGCGCCGCCATCATCGGCTACGGAAATCTCGGCCGCAGCGTCGAGCGCGTCATCGCCGATCAGCCCGACATGGAACTCGTCGGCGTGTTCTCGCGTCGCGACTCCCTGGACACGGACGCCAAGGTGCTGCCCGCGGCGGACGTCGACAAGCATGCCGACGACGTCGACGTGCTGTTCGTTTGCCTCGGTTCCGCCACGGACGTGCCGGAGCAGGCGCCGGCGCTGGCGAAGCTGTACACGACCGTCGACACGTACGACAATCACCGCGACATCCCGCGGCATCGCGCGGACATGGACGTCGCGGCTCGCGAGGGCGGCCAGGTGGCGGTCATTTCGACCGGTTGGGATCCGGGTTTCTTCTCCCTCGCCCGCGTGTACGGTGCGGCGACGCTGCCCGGGTCGGACCAGATGACGTTCTGGGGCCCGGGCCTGTCGCAGGGCCATTCGGATGCGGTGCGCCGCGTGCCGGGCGTGAAGAAGGGCGTGCAGTACACCAAGCCGAATCCGGATGCCATCGCCGCCGTCAAGCGTGGGGAGGGCGGCGACCTGGACGCGAAGAAGTGCCACATCCGCCACTGCTACATCGTCGCCGACGAGGCCGACCATGATTCGATCCGCGAGGCCATCGTGACCATGCCGGATTACTTCGTGGGGTACGAGACCATCGTCGACTTCATCTCCGAGGAGGAGTTCGACCGGGATCACCAGGGCATGCCGCATGGTGGCACGGTGGTCACGCAGGGTCGGGCGGGCTCGTCGCGCCACGTCATCGATTTCACCCTGGAGCTGGAGCGCAATCCCGACTTCACGGCGGCCGTGCAGGTCGCCTACGGTCGCGCCGCGTACCGTCTGCGCCAGGCCGGCGAGAGCGGTGCCCGCACCGTCCTGGAGGTCGCGCCGTACCTGCTGTCTCCGACGCCGCTGGATGAGCTGGTCAAGAACGACGTGTAG
- a CDS encoding prephenate dehydrogenase, with protein sequence MTIDSFATPTCILGLGLIGGSLMRDLAAAGAPVYGWNRSAATANAAAAEGFDASTDLAAVLRRAQEDRALLVIGVPMFAVGGLLDQIAELAPDCGITDVVSVKRAILDEVEARGMGDRYVGAHPMAGSEESGWEATRTGLYDGAAWVVCFDRAAEARRDGAEVPRQWTKTFRDVAALGALVGSEVIPATADDHDRAVARISHMPHLLSYALAVVGDDGGPLTLSLAAGSFRDGTRVAGAEPDMVMSWCENNVAPVVDALDEVIELLTAARAELRERGTAATLADAGFRAHGRYRARAGSRKVDGGAKLSLRPVIRVSPGTGDWVGDLVQAEGLGGRIDIF encoded by the coding sequence GTGACCATTGACTCTTTCGCCACGCCGACCTGCATTCTCGGACTCGGGTTGATCGGGGGTTCGTTGATGCGCGATCTCGCGGCGGCGGGTGCGCCGGTGTACGGGTGGAATCGTTCCGCGGCGACCGCGAACGCTGCGGCCGCCGAGGGGTTCGACGCGTCGACGGATCTTGCGGCGGTGCTGCGGCGGGCGCAGGAGGATCGGGCGTTGCTCGTCATCGGGGTGCCCATGTTCGCGGTGGGTGGCCTGCTGGATCAGATCGCCGAGCTCGCGCCGGATTGCGGCATCACGGATGTGGTGAGCGTCAAGCGCGCGATTCTCGATGAAGTCGAGGCGCGCGGGATGGGCGACCGTTACGTCGGCGCGCATCCGATGGCCGGTTCGGAGGAGTCGGGGTGGGAGGCGACTCGTACGGGGCTTTACGACGGCGCGGCGTGGGTCGTCTGTTTCGACCGGGCCGCCGAGGCACGCCGGGACGGGGCCGAGGTGCCGCGGCAGTGGACGAAGACGTTCCGCGATGTTGCGGCGTTGGGTGCGCTCGTGGGGTCCGAGGTCATTCCCGCGACGGCGGACGACCATGACCGTGCGGTGGCCCGGATTTCGCATATGCCGCACTTGTTGTCGTATGCGTTGGCGGTCGTCGGCGATGACGGCGGGCCGTTGACGTTGTCGTTGGCCGCCGGGTCGTTCCGCGACGGCACGCGGGTGGCGGGGGCGGAACCCGACATGGTGATGTCCTGGTGCGAGAACAACGTCGCCCCCGTCGTCGATGCCCTCGACGAGGTCATCGAGCTGCTCACCGCCGCCCGCGCCGAGCTCCGCGAGCGTGGCACGGCGGCGACGCTGGCCGACGCCGGTTTCCGCGCCCACGGCCGCTACCGGGCGCGGGCCGGTTCGCGAAAGGTCGACGGTGGCGCGAAGTTGTCGTTGCGCCCGGTCATCCGCGTCAGCCCCGGCACCGGGGATTGGGTCGGCGACCTGGTGCAGGCCGAGGGGCTGGGCGGGCGGATCGACATCTTCTAG
- a CDS encoding tRNA adenosine deaminase-associated protein has translation MSTTFPGHADPDQGHRDDDDDRSYAVAVLLGDDGWTVRELGDEALDSLADATAQMRRLRAERASFAMLNIDDDYFILLRPVPGGVRVLLSDATASVTDDIAADVMDEIDEDIPDLDEDELDDVDSWPEGDLEILADLGVPEDVLSVICDDQSLWASEQLHAIAAELGFDEALADETGVDVDDPDIDYAHDDD, from the coding sequence ATGAGCACGACTTTTCCGGGGCACGCGGACCCCGACCAGGGCCACCGCGACGATGACGACGACCGTTCCTACGCCGTCGCCGTCCTCCTCGGCGACGACGGGTGGACCGTGCGCGAACTCGGCGACGAGGCGCTGGACTCGCTGGCCGACGCCACCGCCCAAATGCGCCGCCTGCGCGCCGAACGCGCGTCGTTCGCGATGCTCAACATCGACGACGACTATTTCATCCTCCTGCGGCCCGTGCCCGGCGGCGTGCGCGTACTGCTTTCCGACGCCACCGCCTCGGTCACCGACGACATCGCCGCCGACGTCATGGACGAAATCGACGAGGACATCCCCGACCTCGACGAAGACGAACTCGACGACGTCGACTCGTGGCCCGAGGGCGACCTGGAAATCCTCGCCGACCTCGGTGTGCCCGAAGACGTGCTGTCCGTCATCTGCGACGACCAATCCCTGTGGGCCTCCGAGCAACTGCACGCCATCGCGGCCGAGCTCGGCTTCGACGAAGCGCTTGCCGACGAAACCGGCGTCGACGTCGACGACCCGGACATCGACTACGCCCACGATGACGACTGA
- the tadA gene encoding tRNA adenosine(34) deaminase TadA, with protein MTTDGRALPRPETHVRDEEWMRAAIDVARRTPPGDVPVGAIIVGPDGTVVAEAANRREADADPTAHAEVLAIRAAAHAHGDGWRLEECTLVVTLEPCVMCAGTAVMARVGRIVFGAWSPKTGACGSIVDVVRDPAHPFAPHVRGGVLADECAELLPEFFRGKR; from the coding sequence ATGACGACTGACGGCCGCGCACTGCCACGACCCGAAACCCACGTCCGCGACGAAGAATGGATGCGCGCCGCCATCGACGTCGCCCGCCGCACCCCACCCGGCGACGTCCCCGTCGGCGCGATCATCGTCGGCCCCGACGGGACGGTCGTGGCGGAGGCGGCGAATCGTCGTGAAGCCGACGCCGACCCCACCGCCCACGCCGAAGTCCTGGCCATCCGCGCCGCCGCCCACGCACACGGCGACGGGTGGCGACTGGAGGAATGCACCCTCGTGGTGACCCTCGAACCATGCGTCATGTGCGCCGGCACCGCCGTCATGGCCCGCGTCGGCCGGATCGTGTTCGGTGCGTGGTCACCGAAAACCGGGGCCTGCGGGTCGATTGTCGACGTCGTCCGCGACCCCGCCCACCCGTTCGCCCCCCACGTGCGCGGGGGAGTGCTCGCCGACGAATGCGCCGAGTTGCTGCCGGAGTTTTTCCGCGGCAAGCGGTGA
- a CDS encoding CsbD family protein, translating to MGNFQNKADELGGKAKEAAGNAVGNDDLANEGKGDQVKADAKQAVEDAKDKVTEGLGKLKGDE from the coding sequence ATGGGCAACTTCCAGAACAAGGCCGACGAGCTCGGTGGCAAGGCGAAGGAGGCCGCCGGCAACGCGGTCGGCAACGACGACCTGGCCAACGAGGGCAAGGGCGACCAGGTCAAGGCCGACGCCAAGCAGGCCGTCGAGGATGCCAAGGACAAGGTCACCGAGGGCCTCGGCAAGCTCAAGGGCGACGAGTAA